In Equus quagga isolate Etosha38 chromosome 14, UCLA_HA_Equagga_1.0, whole genome shotgun sequence, one DNA window encodes the following:
- the LOC124225168 gene encoding olfactory receptor 8G1-like: MAAGNHSTVTEFILTGLTEQPELQLPLFLLFLGIYVVTVVGNLGMITLIGLTSHLHTPMYYFLSSLSFIDLCHSTVITPKMLEKFVTEKTIISYLECKTQLYFFLVFAISECYMLAAMAYDRYVAICSPLLYNVIMSYQAWILGVYIIGLICAFAHTGCMLRLLFCKFDVINHYFCDILPLLKLSCSSTHFNELLILIFTVINILGPSLAILSSYSFIIASILRICSTEGRSKAFSTCSSHMLAVVVFFGSLAFTYLQPSSVTLKNQGKMSSVFHTIVVPMLNPLIYSLRNKDVNIALKKILEKSIFL; encoded by the exons ATGGCAGCAGGAAATCATTCCACCGTGACTGAATTCATCCTCACTGGGCTAACAGAACAGCCAGAACTCCagctgccactcttcctcctcttcctaggAATCTATGTGGTCACAGTGGTGGGGAACCTGGGCATGATCACACTGATAGGGCTCACTTCTCACctgcacacccccatgtactaTTTCCTCAGCAGCTTGTCCTTCATTGATCTCTGCCATTCTACTGTCATTACCCCCAAAATGCTGGAGAAGTTTGTGACAGAGAAGACCATTATCTCCTACCTTGAATGCAAGACTCAGCTCTATTTCTTCCTCGTTTTTGCTATTTCAGAATGCTACATGTTAGCTGCAATGGCATATGACCGCTATGTTGCCATCTGTAGCCCCTTGCTTTACAACGTCATCATGTCCTATCAGGCCTG GATCTTAGGAGTGTATATTATAGGCCTGATTTGTGCATTTGCTCATACAGGCTGTATGTTGAGGCTTCTTTTCTGCAAATTTGATGTGATCAAccattatttctgtgatatccttCCCCTTCTAAAGCTTTCCTGCTCTAGTACCCACTTCAATGAACTGCTGATTCTAATCTTTACTGTAATTAATATCCTTGGCCCAAGCCTGGCTATTCTTAGCTCCTACAGCTTCATCATTGCCAGCATCCTCCGCATTTGTTCCACTGAGGGCAGGTCCAAAGCCTTTAGCACTTGCAGCTCCCACATGTTGGCAGTTGTGGTCTTTTTTGGTTCTTTAGCATTCACGTACCTGCAGCCATCATCAGTCACCCTCAAGAATCAAGGAAAAATGTCCTCTGTGTTTCATACTATTGTTGTGCCCATGCTGAACCCGCtgatctacagcctgaggaataAAGATGTCAATATTGCCCTGAAGAAAATACTAGAGAAAAGTATCTTCTtgtga